In Flavobacterium endoglycinae, one DNA window encodes the following:
- a CDS encoding DUF6915 family protein: protein MNSVIHSQISVRKRGGVIEDYLPIHDFIDSTKELCSDNRHRILHTMWGIKRVIVPIFGHTITNSDNKAVNVKDLCEQDHILPDYQQRFIPTLSDFVNAIDDESVREYNFKEFAKSYESDKPLMELLLSPLSVTGLEKSLLLTHNSWFINEIVPKVLKREVEIKNFDINPSDLFNNMKFKLWMDNGSTYPDSCKHTLGKIVG from the coding sequence ATGAATTCAGTTATACATTCTCAAATATCAGTAAGAAAGCGAGGCGGAGTTATCGAAGACTATCTTCCTATACATGATTTTATAGACAGCACTAAAGAACTCTGCAGTGATAACAGACATAGAATTCTGCATACCATGTGGGGAATCAAAAGAGTTATTGTTCCTATTTTCGGTCATACTATAACTAACAGCGACAACAAAGCAGTAAATGTAAAAGATCTTTGCGAGCAAGATCATATTTTACCCGATTATCAACAGCGTTTTATTCCTACTTTATCAGATTTTGTAAATGCTATTGATGACGAATCTGTGCGTGAATATAATTTTAAAGAATTTGCCAAAAGCTATGAAAGTGATAAACCCCTAATGGAATTGCTTTTATCACCATTAAGTGTTACTGGACTTGAGAAATCACTTTTACTCACACATAACTCTTGGTTTATTAATGAAATCGTGCCAAAAGTTTTAAAGCGAGAAGTAGAAATTAAAAACTTCGATATCAATCCAAGTGACTTATTCAATAATATGAAATTTAAGCTCTGGATGGATAACGGAAGTACTTATCCAGATAGCTGTAAACACACACTAGGAAAAATAGTAGGGTAA
- a CDS encoding PorP/SprF family type IX secretion system membrane protein, producing MKNFILSLVLMAVTTSYSQELNLPVFTQYLADNPFILSPAYAGIGDNLRIRANGLTQWVGIKDAPDNQSLYADFRVLDRSGVGISLYNDKNGNTRQTGAKVSFAHHLILDYYSQQYLSFGISYNFNSFRIDTGNFTSTDPGVTDNRYSGNNNFDISALYRNKGFYFSFNANNVLKKNINVERANEPDLLSNFQVYSGFTFKDGENNRIEYEPSVFYQYFASDGRSTTDLNFKYRKYNRYEDYYWIGVSYRFLNDQFPKPLSVAPMAGFMKSKFYFAYSYQFMFNGLSSYNSGTHSITIGFDFLQSVSNCPCTQSPVHD from the coding sequence ATGAAAAATTTTATTTTATCCTTAGTACTCATGGCTGTAACAACAAGTTACAGCCAAGAGTTAAACCTACCGGTATTTACTCAGTATTTGGCCGATAACCCTTTTATTCTTTCTCCAGCATACGCAGGTATCGGAGATAACCTTAGAATTAGAGCAAACGGTCTTACTCAATGGGTAGGTATTAAGGATGCGCCAGATAATCAATCTCTTTATGCTGACTTTAGGGTTTTAGATCGTTCAGGAGTTGGAATTTCTCTTTACAATGATAAAAACGGAAATACCAGACAAACAGGAGCAAAAGTCTCTTTTGCACACCACTTGATTTTAGATTATTACTCTCAGCAGTATTTATCTTTTGGTATCTCGTATAACTTCAACAGCTTCCGTATTGATACAGGTAATTTTACCAGTACTGATCCAGGAGTTACAGACAATCGCTATAGCGGTAACAATAACTTTGATATTAGTGCTTTGTATCGTAACAAAGGATTTTATTTTAGTTTCAATGCCAATAACGTGTTGAAGAAAAACATTAATGTTGAAAGAGCCAACGAACCAGATTTACTTTCGAACTTTCAAGTATACAGTGGTTTCACTTTCAAAGATGGAGAAAACAACCGTATCGAATATGAACCATCTGTATTTTACCAATACTTTGCTAGTGACGGTCGTTCTACAACCGACTTAAACTTCAAATACAGAAAATACAATCGTTACGAAGATTACTACTGGATTGGAGTATCGTATCGTTTCTTAAACGATCAATTCCCAAAACCACTATCTGTAGCGCCAATGGCCGGTTTTATGAAATCGAAATTCTATTTTGCGTATTCATATCAGTTTATGTTTAACGGACTAAGCAGTTATAACAGCGGTACGCACTCTATAACAATCGGATTCGATTTCTTACAATCAGTTAGTAACTGTCCTTGTACGCAGAGCCCGGTTCACGATTAA
- a CDS encoding DUF1579 domain-containing protein: MKKLMTTLVLVGMFFISCKKETKTADPETAKTPDTVKVEETAAEPVLDSAAQMKAWQDYATPGNPHKLMADEVGTWNCDMTFWSEPNGKPEKATSTANIKMILGGRYQEANYQGTMMGQPFEGKSTLAYNNASKEYTTTFIDNMGTGMMVAVGTYDEKTKSMELKGDMVNPLNGKKTPYREVYTIVDPKTRKMEMYDVKNGSEYKSMEIVMKKK; encoded by the coding sequence ATGAAAAAGTTAATGACCACATTAGTTCTAGTAGGAATGTTTTTTATTTCCTGTAAAAAAGAAACCAAAACAGCAGATCCAGAAACAGCAAAAACTCCTGATACTGTAAAAGTGGAAGAGACCGCGGCTGAACCTGTATTAGATTCGGCGGCACAAATGAAAGCATGGCAAGACTATGCAACACCTGGAAATCCGCATAAATTAATGGCTGATGAAGTGGGAACTTGGAACTGCGATATGACATTTTGGTCTGAGCCAAATGGAAAACCCGAAAAAGCAACATCAACCGCTAATATAAAAATGATTTTAGGCGGACGTTATCAAGAAGCCAATTATCAAGGAACCATGATGGGCCAGCCATTTGAAGGCAAAAGCACTTTGGCCTATAACAATGCCAGCAAAGAATACACCACAACATTTATTGACAATATGGGAACCGGGATGATGGTCGCTGTGGGTACATACGATGAAAAAACCAAAAGTATGGAACTAAAAGGCGACATGGTAAATCCCTTGAACGGAAAGAAAACACCTTATAGAGAAGTGTATACCATTGTCGATCCGAAAACCAGAAAAATGGAAATGTACGATGTTAAAAACGGAAGTGAATATAAAAGCATGGAAATCGTTATGAAGAAAAAGTAA
- a CDS encoding OmpA family protein, with protein sequence MKLGRVLLLFIIYNSSAQQKPFETIYFDFDKYTLTSAQAQVVNTFIKTIDTTQVESIQIYGYCDDRGTDDYNIKLSQDRVNTIQNLLVLHGLKQSKIVIIEGKGRIILRSDTVENLYETRMRNRRVDIIVVKKNRFGKEVHSSFKDKLKVGDKICVESILFDLGSAKLTYSAKKELDKMAIALLKHKNIRFEIRGHVCCTPEIYSDGIDKATKDRKLSWNRAKTVFDYLSSKKVSKNRMTYQGCGNKFPLKKGDHFDRRVEFLITKI encoded by the coding sequence ATGAAACTTGGTCGGGTCTTATTATTGTTTATCATTTACAATTCATCGGCGCAGCAGAAACCCTTCGAAACGATTTATTTTGATTTCGACAAATATACTCTCACGAGTGCGCAGGCTCAGGTTGTAAATACTTTTATAAAAACAATAGACACTACTCAAGTTGAATCGATACAGATTTATGGATATTGCGACGATCGCGGTACAGATGATTATAATATCAAACTTTCTCAGGATCGGGTTAATACGATTCAGAATCTCTTGGTTCTGCACGGACTAAAGCAAAGCAAAATTGTCATTATAGAAGGCAAAGGCCGAATCATTCTCCGCTCAGATACGGTTGAAAATCTTTATGAAACCCGCATGCGCAATCGGCGGGTTGACATTATTGTTGTTAAAAAGAATCGTTTCGGAAAAGAAGTTCATTCGTCTTTTAAAGACAAACTGAAGGTTGGTGATAAAATTTGTGTTGAAAGTATTTTATTTGATTTAGGAAGTGCAAAACTCACTTACTCGGCCAAAAAGGAACTTGACAAAATGGCGATCGCACTTTTAAAACACAAAAACATACGATTTGAAATTCGCGGACATGTGTGCTGCACTCCGGAAATTTACAGCGACGGAATTGACAAAGCAACGAAAGATCGTAAGCTTTCTTGGAACCGAGCTAAAACGGTTTTTGATTATTTAAGTTCGAAAAAAGTTTCTAAAAACAGAATGACTTATCAGGGCTGCGGTAATAAATTTCCTCTCAAAAAAGGAGATCATTTCGACAGAAGGGTAGAATTTTTAATCACCAAAATTTAG
- a CDS encoding phosphoglycerate kinase: MKTLSDFDFKNKKAIIRVDFNVPLDENFNVTDTTRIEAAKPTIDAILAQGGSVILMSHLGRPKGAEEKYSLKHILKTASEILGVQVKFAENCVGEPAQTAAKDLKPGEVLLLENLRFHAEEEAGDVAFAKELASLGDIYVNDAFGTAHRAHASTTIIAQFFPNDKCFGTLLAKEIDSLNKVLKNSEKPVTAVLGGSKVSSKITVIENILDKVDHMIIGGGMTFTFIKAQGGKIGESICEDDKLDLALEILRLAKEKGVQVHIPVDVVAADDFSNTANTQVVDVTAIPDGWQGLDAGPKSLENFKKVILESKTILWNGPLGVFEMETFSKGTIALGDFIAESTKNGAFSLVGGGDSVAAVKQFGFEDKMSYVSTGGGAMLEMLEGRILPGIAAILD, encoded by the coding sequence ATGAAAACTTTAAGCGATTTCGATTTTAAAAATAAAAAGGCAATTATCCGTGTTGATTTCAATGTGCCGTTAGACGAAAACTTTAATGTAACGGATACAACACGTATTGAAGCTGCAAAACCAACTATCGATGCTATTTTAGCACAAGGTGGAAGTGTAATTTTAATGTCACACTTAGGAAGACCAAAAGGTGCAGAAGAAAAATACTCTTTAAAACACATCCTTAAAACAGCTTCTGAAATTTTAGGAGTACAGGTTAAATTTGCTGAAAACTGTGTAGGCGAACCAGCTCAAACTGCAGCAAAAGATTTAAAACCGGGAGAAGTTTTATTACTTGAAAATTTACGTTTTCATGCTGAAGAAGAAGCAGGAGATGTGGCTTTTGCAAAAGAATTAGCATCACTTGGAGATATCTACGTAAACGATGCATTCGGAACAGCACACAGAGCTCACGCTTCGACAACTATTATTGCACAATTCTTTCCAAACGATAAATGTTTCGGAACCTTATTGGCAAAAGAAATTGACAGTTTAAACAAAGTACTTAAAAATAGCGAAAAACCAGTAACAGCAGTTTTAGGAGGATCGAAAGTTTCTTCAAAAATTACCGTTATTGAAAACATTCTTGACAAAGTAGATCACATGATCATCGGAGGAGGAATGACATTTACGTTTATTAAAGCTCAAGGAGGAAAAATCGGTGAATCAATCTGCGAAGATGATAAACTTGATTTAGCACTTGAAATTTTGAGATTGGCAAAAGAAAAAGGAGTACAAGTTCACATTCCTGTTGATGTAGTAGCTGCTGATGATTTCTCGAATACAGCAAATACTCAGGTTGTAGATGTTACTGCAATTCCTGATGGATGGCAGGGTCTTGATGCAGGGCCTAAATCTTTAGAGAACTTCAAAAAAGTAATTTTAGAGTCAAAAACTATTTTATGGAATGGACCTTTGGGCGTTTTCGAGATGGAAACTTTCTCAAAAGGAACTATTGCTTTAGGTGATTTTATAGCAGAATCAACTAAAAACGGTGCCTTTTCTCTAGTAGGAGGAGGTGATTCTGTTGCAGCAGTAAAACAGTTTGGTTTTGAAGATAAAATGAGCTACGTTTCCACTGGTGGCGGGGCTATGCTTGAAATGTTAGAAGGAAGAATTTTACCTGGAATCGCTGCGATTTTAGACTAA
- a CDS encoding GNAT family N-acetyltransferase — MLEWKIKPFEALTVNELYDLLKLRSEIFVVEQNCVYLDMDGKDQKALHLFGTFEGKIVAYSRLFDAGISFDNASIGRVTVDAHYRDRKWGHDLMREAIAGIKTHFGKDKITIAAQLYLKKFYESHGFVQISEMYLEDDIEHIDMTRG, encoded by the coding sequence ATGTTAGAATGGAAAATAAAGCCGTTTGAAGCTTTAACGGTAAACGAACTATACGATTTACTCAAACTAAGAAGTGAAATCTTTGTAGTCGAACAAAACTGCGTTTATTTAGATATGGACGGCAAAGATCAGAAAGCATTACATTTGTTTGGAACATTTGAAGGGAAGATAGTCGCTTATTCAAGATTGTTTGATGCTGGAATAAGTTTCGATAACGCTTCAATTGGAAGAGTTACCGTAGATGCCCATTATCGCGATCGAAAATGGGGGCATGATTTAATGCGTGAAGCCATTGCGGGAATTAAAACCCATTTTGGAAAAGACAAAATTACCATAGCAGCACAATTGTATTTGAAAAAGTTTTACGAAAGCCACGGTTTTGTCCAAATAAGTGAAATGTACTTAGAAGATGATATCGAACATATTGACATGACTCGAGGATAA
- a CDS encoding DUF4837 family protein, translating to MNKTHFLFLLLPFLLISCLKADKQAPVSGKTNTISIIIDDQLWYGEVGDSIRNKFASPVLGLTQEEPLFTINQYPAKLLEGFVTDSRSIIVVKKSAVEKFEITHSTTLPHNTFRIYGKSVDDIICSIELNSAQIIKMIRDEEIKKIQEDNRKSLLNPTVIKNKFHIDLQIPTGYEYMLHKKNFMWLKKDIISGNTSLLIYQIPLHNLKRKDNVVGSIIKMRDSIGYYIKGREPNTRMITGEAYAPYFSSAIVDGKDAYETKGTWELKNDFMAGPFINYAIVDPVYNRILVIEGFCYSPSNQERDLMLDLEAIIKSVKIDKR from the coding sequence ATGAATAAAACCCATTTTTTATTTCTACTACTTCCGTTTCTACTGATATCATGCTTAAAGGCAGATAAACAGGCTCCCGTTTCCGGAAAAACAAATACCATTTCGATCATTATTGACGATCAATTGTGGTATGGAGAAGTAGGAGACAGCATTCGAAATAAATTTGCCTCGCCTGTTTTAGGACTTACACAGGAAGAGCCTCTCTTTACCATTAATCAATACCCAGCCAAATTACTCGAAGGTTTTGTAACCGACAGCCGCAGTATTATAGTCGTTAAAAAATCGGCTGTTGAGAAATTCGAAATTACCCACAGTACTACTTTACCGCACAATACATTTCGTATTTACGGAAAATCTGTCGATGATATTATTTGCAGTATCGAACTCAATTCCGCTCAAATCATCAAAATGATTCGGGACGAAGAGATTAAAAAGATTCAGGAAGACAACAGGAAATCACTTTTAAATCCTACTGTAATTAAAAACAAATTCCATATCGACCTTCAAATTCCAACAGGTTATGAATACATGCTCCATAAAAAGAATTTTATGTGGCTTAAAAAAGACATTATCAGTGGAAATACAAGTCTGCTCATTTACCAGATACCACTTCATAACTTAAAAAGAAAAGACAATGTAGTAGGCAGTATCATTAAAATGAGAGATTCCATTGGCTATTACATCAAAGGCCGTGAACCCAACACCCGAATGATTACCGGAGAAGCCTATGCACCATATTTCTCAAGTGCTATTGTAGACGGAAAAGACGCCTATGAAACCAAAGGAACATGGGAACTTAAAAATGATTTTATGGCCGGACCTTTTATCAATTACGCAATTGTCGATCCAGTCTATAACCGAATTTTAGTGATCGAAGGATTCTGTTATTCCCCTTCCAACCAAGAACGAGATTTAATGCTCGATCTTGAAGCCATTATCAAATCTGTGAAAATCGATAAGAGGTAG
- a CDS encoding S41 family peptidase, protein MNRYFKKKFIIPTVAAGFLFIGTSFKEDFFEIAKQIEIFTTLFKAVNTNYVDETNPGDLMDKAIKSMLGSLDPYTVYFNEQDVVNFKINNTGEYTGIGAMIARKKDRLIVREPYKNYPADKAGLKAGDEIIQIGDVLIADFKDDASQLLKGTKNTKISIKYLRQGKTYTTELVLDEVDIKSVPFYGKIDDKTGYIVLAHFSRKASAEVKDALEKLKAQGSTQIVLDLRGNPGGLLNEAIDICNLFVPKNEVIVTTKSRIEKHNNTYKTTKEPIDTEIPLAILVNGRSASASEIVSGALQDLDRAVILGSRSFGKGLVQRSVDLTYGTQLKVTISRYYTPSGRCIQALDYAHKDKNGVATKTDAKNYNAFKTRKGRTVYDGGGVLPDIELEEAKMSPITTALLKNDGIFDYATTYYYKNPNLGDKIPVVTDTDYTAFKQYLKANKITFDTETEIALKNTLNAAKNEKIDETIAPEYQQLLAALEKSETILLDKNQKQIRNLIQEELIKRYQYQEGLYQFYIKNNSEIKRAVSVLNNPTEYKTILKM, encoded by the coding sequence ATGAATCGCTATTTCAAGAAGAAATTCATTATACCAACCGTTGCCGCAGGATTTTTATTTATTGGAACCAGTTTCAAAGAAGACTTTTTTGAGATTGCCAAGCAAATTGAAATTTTCACCACTTTATTCAAAGCCGTTAATACGAATTATGTAGACGAAACAAACCCAGGTGATTTGATGGACAAGGCCATTAAAAGCATGCTTGGAAGTCTAGATCCTTACACGGTTTATTTTAACGAACAGGATGTTGTGAATTTTAAAATCAACAATACTGGAGAATACACTGGAATTGGTGCTATGATTGCACGTAAAAAAGACCGCTTGATTGTTCGCGAACCGTACAAAAACTATCCAGCTGATAAAGCAGGTTTAAAAGCAGGCGATGAAATTATTCAGATTGGGGATGTTTTAATTGCGGATTTTAAAGATGATGCTTCGCAGTTATTGAAAGGAACTAAAAACACTAAAATCAGTATAAAATACCTTCGTCAGGGAAAAACCTATACTACAGAACTGGTTTTGGATGAAGTTGATATTAAATCGGTTCCGTTTTATGGGAAAATTGATGATAAAACGGGTTATATCGTTTTGGCACATTTTAGCAGAAAAGCTTCAGCAGAAGTAAAAGATGCTTTGGAAAAACTAAAAGCACAGGGTTCCACCCAGATAGTTTTGGATTTAAGAGGAAATCCGGGTGGTTTGCTAAATGAAGCAATTGATATTTGTAATTTGTTTGTTCCGAAGAATGAAGTAATCGTAACGACAAAATCGAGAATAGAAAAACACAACAATACGTATAAAACGACTAAAGAACCGATAGATACTGAAATTCCGCTGGCTATTTTGGTAAACGGAAGAAGTGCTTCGGCATCTGAAATTGTTTCGGGCGCTTTGCAGGATTTAGATCGTGCTGTAATTTTAGGAAGCCGTAGTTTTGGTAAAGGGTTAGTACAGCGTTCTGTTGACCTGACTTACGGAACACAGCTTAAAGTTACCATTTCTCGTTATTATACTCCATCTGGACGTTGTATTCAGGCTTTGGATTATGCTCATAAAGATAAAAACGGTGTGGCCACTAAAACGGATGCGAAGAACTACAATGCTTTTAAAACCCGAAAAGGAAGAACAGTTTATGACGGCGGCGGAGTTTTACCAGACATTGAATTGGAAGAAGCCAAAATGAGCCCAATTACAACCGCTCTATTGAAAAACGACGGAATTTTTGATTATGCTACTACTTACTATTATAAAAACCCAAATTTAGGTGATAAAATACCAGTGGTAACCGATACGGATTATACTGCCTTTAAACAATATCTAAAAGCCAATAAAATCACTTTTGACACTGAAACCGAAATTGCGTTGAAGAATACATTGAACGCAGCCAAAAATGAAAAAATTGATGAAACCATTGCGCCTGAATACCAGCAGTTGTTAGCCGCATTGGAAAAAAGCGAAACTATTTTACTGGATAAAAATCAAAAACAAATCAGAAACCTGATTCAAGAAGAATTGATCAAAAGATACCAGTATCAAGAAGGATTGTATCAGTTTTACATTAAGAACAATTCAGAAATCAAAAGAGCAGTAAGTGTATTAAATAATCCAACTGAATATAAAACGATTTTAAAAATGTAG
- a CDS encoding lytic transglycosylase: MIVKKISLVVTALFSMSMFAQETAEVTKEIKPEVRLSYLDSIKSTFKKDNLATRVDSLWMNELVSLDIYDDLTKDIQTINKDVTVDEELPTELLKQRLAVMNEKSPFEIEYNQGLENVIKSFLKNRKKSFSRLMALSEYYFPIFEESFAKEKIPLEIKYLAVVESALNPKAVSKMGATGLWQFMYGTGKQYALKIDSYIDERSDPLRATAACSDYMTRMFNIFNDWELVLASYNSGPGNVTKAIRRSGGKTGYWDIRNYLPKETQGYVPAFYATMYLFEYHKEHGINPERAVVKQFETDTVCIKNQMTFKQIADLLDMPQSQIQLLNPSYKLNVVPYYQGEQHFLRLPKDKIATFVSNEDKIYAYVNHDSQIRTIPTRLAQKITPKVKAVKEVETAKDIQFYKVRKGDNLGAIADKYNVNISDLKKWNNLKSNAVAFGKTLKIKSEIDAAPKAVKEAKVTPAVEKNTEEAIASVEEKDKVSIQTVEYTVASGDNLGSIAKKFGTTIADLKELNNLTSNNIGLGKTLVVSKIVTEIAEPETRAVAANNIDSFKKKPASAKSISQDYYVKKGDSLYSISKKYPGVTISDIKKWNDIKDEDIKPGMKLKING; encoded by the coding sequence ATGATTGTAAAGAAAATCTCCTTAGTGGTTACGGCTTTATTTTCAATGTCGATGTTCGCGCAGGAAACTGCAGAAGTCACAAAAGAAATAAAACCAGAAGTTAGGTTATCGTATTTAGATTCAATTAAAAGCACATTCAAAAAAGATAATCTGGCCACACGTGTCGATAGTCTTTGGATGAATGAGTTAGTGAGCCTGGATATTTATGACGATCTAACCAAAGACATTCAAACTATCAACAAAGATGTAACTGTTGATGAAGAACTGCCAACAGAATTGCTCAAACAACGTTTGGCAGTAATGAATGAGAAATCACCATTTGAGATTGAATACAATCAAGGATTAGAAAATGTAATAAAGTCATTCCTTAAGAACCGTAAAAAATCGTTTTCTCGATTAATGGCTTTATCAGAATACTACTTTCCAATATTCGAGGAATCATTTGCAAAAGAAAAAATTCCGTTGGAAATAAAATATTTAGCCGTTGTAGAATCTGCTTTAAACCCTAAAGCAGTTTCTAAAATGGGCGCTACCGGACTTTGGCAGTTTATGTACGGAACCGGAAAACAATACGCTTTAAAAATCGACTCTTACATTGATGAAAGAAGCGATCCTCTTAGAGCTACTGCAGCATGCTCAGATTATATGACCCGAATGTTCAATATTTTTAACGATTGGGAATTAGTTTTAGCATCGTATAACTCAGGTCCAGGAAACGTTACAAAAGCAATCCGTCGTTCTGGAGGAAAAACAGGATATTGGGATATTCGTAACTACCTTCCAAAAGAAACACAAGGATACGTTCCTGCATTCTACGCGACAATGTATCTTTTTGAATACCATAAAGAACACGGAATCAATCCGGAAAGAGCGGTAGTAAAACAATTTGAAACAGATACGGTTTGTATCAAAAATCAAATGACCTTCAAGCAGATTGCCGATTTATTAGACATGCCGCAATCACAAATCCAGCTTTTAAATCCTTCATACAAACTAAATGTAGTACCTTACTATCAAGGTGAACAGCATTTCCTTCGTCTGCCAAAAGATAAGATTGCTACTTTTGTTTCAAATGAAGATAAGATTTACGCATACGTAAACCATGATTCTCAAATCAGAACCATTCCAACAAGACTGGCTCAAAAAATTACTCCAAAAGTAAAAGCAGTTAAAGAGGTTGAGACAGCAAAAGATATTCAGTTCTATAAAGTTAGAAAAGGAGACAACTTAGGAGCCATTGCCGATAAGTATAATGTAAACATTTCAGATTTAAAGAAATGGAACAACCTGAAATCGAATGCTGTTGCATTTGGTAAAACGTTAAAAATTAAATCAGAAATTGATGCTGCTCCTAAAGCAGTTAAAGAAGCAAAAGTAACGCCAGCGGTTGAGAAAAATACAGAAGAAGCAATCGCTTCTGTAGAAGAAAAAGACAAAGTTTCGATACAAACTGTTGAGTACACTGTAGCCTCTGGAGACAATTTAGGAAGTATCGCTAAAAAATTCGGTACGACTATTGCGGACTTAAAAGAACTAAATAATCTTACTTCTAACAATATCGGTTTAGGAAAAACATTAGTAGTTTCTAAAATAGTAACCGAAATTGCAGAACCAGAAACACGTGCCGTAGCTGCTAACAACATTGATTCATTCAAGAAAAAACCAGCTTCAGCTAAAAGTATCAGTCAAGATTATTATGTGAAAAAAGGAGATTCTTTATACAGCATTTCAAAAAAATATCCTGGAGTAACCATTTCAGATATCAAAAAATGGAATGACATTAAAGATGAAGATATTAAACCGGGAATGAAACTTAAAATCAACGGATAG
- a CDS encoding arylsulfatase: protein MKYLDFCKGLSIMLVILFTTNGVEAQNKKQPNILVIWGDDIGWENVSAYGMGVMGYTTPNLDRIGYEGIRFTDHYAQPSCTAGRASFITGQYPIRSGMVTVGIPGDKLGLQAASPSLAEVLKKAGYATGQFGKNHLGDRNEHLPTVHGFDEFYGNLYHLNTQEQSEYPDYQNYAKNYPGGTEAFAKKFGTRGVLHSFATTKDDPTVDPRFGKVGKQKIEDTGQLTIERMKDFDAAEVIPRAEGFMKKAKEDNKPFFVWLNTSRMHLYTHLNDKWRHAADTLTHDQDMHGGGMMQHDHDIGLVLDWLKENGLEENTIVWYSTDNGPEHSSWPYGATTPFRGEKMTTYEGGVRAISMLRWPGVIKPNQILNGIQAHMDMFTTFSAIAGVTNVNEEIKKEKNQYIDGKNNLEYWLGKSRKSNRNDFLYYHESRLMAVRQGPWKIHFSTRENYYAEIHPSGYLTFNLRSDPFESYDSVDSYGHLGQRISWVVAPMMELVQEHLKTLAEYPPVQKGTTFDMSNLVQDFLSTQNAKSK, encoded by the coding sequence ATGAAATATTTAGACTTTTGTAAAGGATTAAGTATAATGTTAGTGATACTTTTTACCACTAATGGTGTTGAGGCGCAAAACAAAAAACAGCCAAACATACTTGTTATCTGGGGAGATGACATTGGCTGGGAAAATGTAAGTGCTTACGGTATGGGCGTGATGGGATATACTACCCCTAATCTTGACCGTATTGGTTATGAAGGAATCCGATTTACGGATCATTACGCGCAGCCTTCGTGTACTGCTGGACGCGCCTCATTCATTACAGGACAATACCCAATTCGTTCCGGAATGGTAACTGTTGGAATTCCGGGTGATAAACTTGGCCTACAGGCAGCATCCCCTAGTTTGGCAGAAGTTCTCAAAAAGGCAGGTTATGCAACAGGCCAATTTGGTAAAAATCATTTAGGCGATCGTAACGAACACCTGCCTACAGTTCATGGATTTGACGAATTCTACGGGAATTTATATCATCTAAACACCCAAGAACAATCTGAATATCCCGATTACCAGAATTATGCTAAAAATTATCCGGGTGGTACAGAAGCATTTGCAAAAAAATTTGGTACAAGAGGGGTGTTGCATTCTTTTGCAACTACTAAAGATGACCCAACGGTTGATCCTAGATTTGGAAAAGTGGGAAAACAAAAAATTGAAGATACAGGTCAACTAACTATTGAACGTATGAAAGATTTTGATGCTGCAGAAGTAATTCCAAGAGCAGAAGGTTTTATGAAAAAAGCGAAAGAAGATAATAAACCATTTTTTGTGTGGCTTAATACAAGCAGAATGCACCTATATACTCATTTAAATGACAAATGGCGTCACGCAGCAGATACTCTTACCCATGATCAAGATATGCACGGAGGCGGCATGATGCAGCACGATCATGACATAGGATTAGTATTGGATTGGTTAAAAGAAAATGGTTTAGAAGAAAATACAATTGTTTGGTATTCTACAGATAATGGCCCAGAACACTCTTCTTGGCCATATGGCGCCACTACACCTTTCCGAGGTGAAAAAATGACCACCTACGAAGGAGGAGTTCGAGCTATTTCTATGTTAAGATGGCCGGGCGTCATTAAACCGAATCAAATATTAAACGGAATTCAGGCGCATATGGATATGTTTACTACTTTTTCTGCAATTGCGGGTGTAACAAATGTAAATGAAGAAATAAAAAAAGAAAAGAATCAGTATATAGACGGAAAGAATAATTTAGAGTATTGGCTTGGAAAATCAAGAAAAAGCAATAGAAATGACTTTTTATATTATCACGAAAGTAGATTAATGGCGGTTAGACAAGGTCCATGGAAAATTCATTTCAGTACAAGGGAAAATTATTATGCCGAAATTCATCCTAGCGGATATCTGACATTTAATCTTAGAAGTGATCCTTTTGAAAGTTATGACAGTGTTGATTCGTATGGTCATTTGGGACAGCGAATTTCATGGGTCGTCGCGCCTATGATGGAACTTGTACAAGAGCATTTAAAAACACTGGCTGAATATCCTCCAGTTCAAAAAGGAACAACTTTCGACATGTCAAATTTGGTACAGGACTTTTTATCAACCCAGAATGCCAAATCAAAATAG